One Helianthus annuus cultivar XRQ/B chromosome 12, HanXRQr2.0-SUNRISE, whole genome shotgun sequence genomic region harbors:
- the LOC110894213 gene encoding inactive protein kinase SELMODRAFT_444075 isoform X2 — MGSTGREERTEKLETGSDAAEKIVVAVKASKEIPKTALIWALTHVVQPGHCITLLVVLPAQSSGRRLWGFPRFSKDCASGSGRFNIGTSSDQKVEIADSCSQMILQLHDVYDPNKINVKIKIVSGSPCGAVAAEAKRILASWVVLDKKLKHEQKQCMDNLQCNIAIMKKSQPKILRLNLVGSPKKKPEADCPLPSSNKPSEKLTKNRNKSLESVRGSVVTPTSSPEVFTATEAGTGNSSVSSSDPGTSPFFIPVTNSSLSKDKALAEEESRDLVESSSDSESEHLSSTSSSLRFQPWMVDAVVSSCQSVQNREEGSRRYNSLAETSTSHDMFRRLSKIDRDREHGSHRSEVEFNGNVREAISLSRNLPSGPPPLCSICQHKAPIFGKPPRWFTYAELELATGGFSQANFLAEGGFGSVHRGLLPDGQAVAVKQHKLASSQGDQEFCSEVEVLSCAQHRNVVMLIGFCIEDGRRLLVYEYICNGSLDSHLYGRHRDPLDWAARQKIAVGAARGLRYLHEECRVGCIVHRDMRPNNILITHDFEPLVGDFGLARWQPDGDTGEETRVIGTFGYLAPEYAQSGQITEKADVYSFGVVLVELVTGRKAVDLSQPKGQQCLTEWARPLLEDDAIDELIDPRLGNSYSEEEAYCMLQAASLCIKRDPQLRPRMSQVLRILEGDMIMDSGNDVGNRSGRIYMDHQQSPIQETFEGFSSKLSLDSTRPCRHRQKSHDYM, encoded by the exons ATGGGCTCAACGGGTAGAGAAGAGAGAACGGAGAAGCTGGAAACGGGTTCGGATGCTGCTGAGAAAATAGTAGTTGCTGTTAAAGCATCTAAAGAAATCCCCAAGACTGCTTTGATTTGGGCTTTGACTCATGTGGTTCAACCAGGGCATTGCATTACATTACTTGTGGTCTTGCCTGCACAAAGTTCTG GTAGAAGATTATGGGGGTTTCCGAGATTTTCTAAGGACTGCGCTAGCGGCAGCGGGAGATTTAATATCGGAACAAGCTCAGATCAAAAGGTCGAGATTGCAGATTCCTGCTCCCAAATGATCCTTCAGCTTCACGACGTTTATGATCCTAATAAG ATAAACGTAAAGATAAAAATTGTGTCCGGATCGCCATGTGGAGCAGTTGCCGCGGAGGCCAAGAGAATTCTAGCTAGCTGGGTTGTATTGGACAA GAAGCTCAAACATGAACAAAAGCAATGTATGGATAacttacaatgcaacattgcgaTAATGAAAAAATCACAGCCGAAAATTCTTCGTCTGAATCTAGTCGGTTCACCTAAGAAGAAACCCGAAGCTGACTGCCCATTACCTTCATCAAACAAACCGTCTGAAAAACTAACGAAAAACCGAAACAAATCTCTCGAATCCGTTCGCGGGTCTGTCGTTACACCAACAAGTAGTCCTGAGGTCTTTACCGCAACTGAAGCCGGAACCGGAAATTCATCAGTCTCAAGTTCTGACCCGGGGACTTCACCGTTTTTTATCCCGGTAACGAATAGTTCGTTAAGCAAAGATAAAGCATTAGCCGAAGAAGAGAGTCGGGATCTCGTAGAGTCGAGTTCGGACTCCGAAAGCGAGCATTTGTCGTCAACTTCCTCTAGCTTACGGTTTCAACCATGGATGGTGGATGCTGTCGTATCCAGCTGTCAATCGGTTCAAAACCGCGAAGAAGGTTCTCGACGATATAATTCACTAGCCGAAACGTCTACATCTCACGACATGTTCCGAAGGTTATCAAAGATTGATAGAGATCGCGAGCATGGAAGCCATAGAAGTGAAGTGGAATTTAACGGTAACGTTAGAGAAGCTATATCTTTGTCGAGAAATCTACCGTCGGGCCCACCTCCGTTGTGCTCGATATGTCAGCATAAGGCACCGATATTTGGGAAACCACCAAGGTGGTTTACTTACGCTGAGCTGGAGCTTGCGACCGGAGGATTCTCGCAAGCTAATTTCTTGGCCGAAGGAGGATTTGGTTCAGTACATCGAGGGTTACTTCCGGATGGTCAGGCGGTTGCCGTTAAGCAACACAAACTAGCAAGTTCTCAAGGGGATCAAGAGTTTTGTTCAGAAGTCGAAGTGCTGAGCTGTGCTCAGCATCGGAATGTGGTTATGTTGATTGGATTTTGTATCGAGGATGGGCGGAGGTTGCTTGTTTATGAATATATATGCAACGGGTCATTGGATTCTCATCTTTATG GACGTCATCGAGATCCGTTAGATTGGGCAGCAAGACAAAAGATTGCAGTTGGAGCAGCCCGAGGCTTGAGATATCTTCATGAAGAATGCAGAGTAGGTTGCATTGTGCATCGAGACATGCGGCCAAACAACATCCTTATCACCCATGATTTTGAACCATTG GTAGGGGACTTTGGTCTAGCAAGGTGGCAACCTGACGGTGACACCGGAGAGGAAACAAGAGTAATCGGAACATTTGG ATACCTGGCTCCTGAGTATGCACAAAGTGGCCAGATCACTGAGAAAGCGGATGTATATTCCTTTGGAGTTGTACTGGTGGAACTTGTTACAGGACGGAAAGCAGTGGATCTTTCCCAACCTAAAGGCCAGCAATGCCTCACAGAATGG GCACGCCCATTGTTGGAAGACGATGCCATTGATGAGTTAATCGACCCACGGTTAGGGAACTCTTACTCGGAAGAAGAGGCGTATTGCATGTTGCAAGCTGCTTCTCTGTGCATTAAACGAGACCCACAATTACGCCCTCGTATGTCACAG
- the LOC110894213 gene encoding inactive protein kinase SELMODRAFT_444075 isoform X1 → MGSTGREERTEKLETGSDAAEKIVVAVKASKEIPKTALIWALTHVVQPGHCITLLVVLPAQSSGRRLWGFPRFSKDCASGSGRFNIGTSSDQKVEIADSCSQMILQLHDVYDPNKINVKIKIVSGSPCGAVAAEAKRILASWVVLDKYVELNLRTFITFTLFYCFHLHFGEYNFCRKLKHEQKQCMDNLQCNIAIMKKSQPKILRLNLVGSPKKKPEADCPLPSSNKPSEKLTKNRNKSLESVRGSVVTPTSSPEVFTATEAGTGNSSVSSSDPGTSPFFIPVTNSSLSKDKALAEEESRDLVESSSDSESEHLSSTSSSLRFQPWMVDAVVSSCQSVQNREEGSRRYNSLAETSTSHDMFRRLSKIDRDREHGSHRSEVEFNGNVREAISLSRNLPSGPPPLCSICQHKAPIFGKPPRWFTYAELELATGGFSQANFLAEGGFGSVHRGLLPDGQAVAVKQHKLASSQGDQEFCSEVEVLSCAQHRNVVMLIGFCIEDGRRLLVYEYICNGSLDSHLYGRHRDPLDWAARQKIAVGAARGLRYLHEECRVGCIVHRDMRPNNILITHDFEPLVGDFGLARWQPDGDTGEETRVIGTFGYLAPEYAQSGQITEKADVYSFGVVLVELVTGRKAVDLSQPKGQQCLTEWARPLLEDDAIDELIDPRLGNSYSEEEAYCMLQAASLCIKRDPQLRPRMSQVLRILEGDMIMDSGNDVGNRSGRIYMDHQQSPIQETFEGFSSKLSLDSTRPCRHRQKSHDYM, encoded by the exons ATGGGCTCAACGGGTAGAGAAGAGAGAACGGAGAAGCTGGAAACGGGTTCGGATGCTGCTGAGAAAATAGTAGTTGCTGTTAAAGCATCTAAAGAAATCCCCAAGACTGCTTTGATTTGGGCTTTGACTCATGTGGTTCAACCAGGGCATTGCATTACATTACTTGTGGTCTTGCCTGCACAAAGTTCTG GTAGAAGATTATGGGGGTTTCCGAGATTTTCTAAGGACTGCGCTAGCGGCAGCGGGAGATTTAATATCGGAACAAGCTCAGATCAAAAGGTCGAGATTGCAGATTCCTGCTCCCAAATGATCCTTCAGCTTCACGACGTTTATGATCCTAATAAG ATAAACGTAAAGATAAAAATTGTGTCCGGATCGCCATGTGGAGCAGTTGCCGCGGAGGCCAAGAGAATTCTAGCTAGCTGGGTTGTATTGGACAAGTATGTCGAATTAAATTTGCGAACGTTTATAACGTTTACACTCTTTTATTGCTTTCACTTACATTTTGGTGAATATAACTTTTGCAGGAAGCTCAAACATGAACAAAAGCAATGTATGGATAacttacaatgcaacattgcgaTAATGAAAAAATCACAGCCGAAAATTCTTCGTCTGAATCTAGTCGGTTCACCTAAGAAGAAACCCGAAGCTGACTGCCCATTACCTTCATCAAACAAACCGTCTGAAAAACTAACGAAAAACCGAAACAAATCTCTCGAATCCGTTCGCGGGTCTGTCGTTACACCAACAAGTAGTCCTGAGGTCTTTACCGCAACTGAAGCCGGAACCGGAAATTCATCAGTCTCAAGTTCTGACCCGGGGACTTCACCGTTTTTTATCCCGGTAACGAATAGTTCGTTAAGCAAAGATAAAGCATTAGCCGAAGAAGAGAGTCGGGATCTCGTAGAGTCGAGTTCGGACTCCGAAAGCGAGCATTTGTCGTCAACTTCCTCTAGCTTACGGTTTCAACCATGGATGGTGGATGCTGTCGTATCCAGCTGTCAATCGGTTCAAAACCGCGAAGAAGGTTCTCGACGATATAATTCACTAGCCGAAACGTCTACATCTCACGACATGTTCCGAAGGTTATCAAAGATTGATAGAGATCGCGAGCATGGAAGCCATAGAAGTGAAGTGGAATTTAACGGTAACGTTAGAGAAGCTATATCTTTGTCGAGAAATCTACCGTCGGGCCCACCTCCGTTGTGCTCGATATGTCAGCATAAGGCACCGATATTTGGGAAACCACCAAGGTGGTTTACTTACGCTGAGCTGGAGCTTGCGACCGGAGGATTCTCGCAAGCTAATTTCTTGGCCGAAGGAGGATTTGGTTCAGTACATCGAGGGTTACTTCCGGATGGTCAGGCGGTTGCCGTTAAGCAACACAAACTAGCAAGTTCTCAAGGGGATCAAGAGTTTTGTTCAGAAGTCGAAGTGCTGAGCTGTGCTCAGCATCGGAATGTGGTTATGTTGATTGGATTTTGTATCGAGGATGGGCGGAGGTTGCTTGTTTATGAATATATATGCAACGGGTCATTGGATTCTCATCTTTATG GACGTCATCGAGATCCGTTAGATTGGGCAGCAAGACAAAAGATTGCAGTTGGAGCAGCCCGAGGCTTGAGATATCTTCATGAAGAATGCAGAGTAGGTTGCATTGTGCATCGAGACATGCGGCCAAACAACATCCTTATCACCCATGATTTTGAACCATTG GTAGGGGACTTTGGTCTAGCAAGGTGGCAACCTGACGGTGACACCGGAGAGGAAACAAGAGTAATCGGAACATTTGG ATACCTGGCTCCTGAGTATGCACAAAGTGGCCAGATCACTGAGAAAGCGGATGTATATTCCTTTGGAGTTGTACTGGTGGAACTTGTTACAGGACGGAAAGCAGTGGATCTTTCCCAACCTAAAGGCCAGCAATGCCTCACAGAATGG GCACGCCCATTGTTGGAAGACGATGCCATTGATGAGTTAATCGACCCACGGTTAGGGAACTCTTACTCGGAAGAAGAGGCGTATTGCATGTTGCAAGCTGCTTCTCTGTGCATTAAACGAGACCCACAATTACGCCCTCGTATGTCACAG